A portion of the Macaca mulatta isolate MMU2019108-1 chromosome 4, T2T-MMU8v2.0, whole genome shotgun sequence genome contains these proteins:
- the MAMU-AG gene encoding major histocompatibility complex, class I, AG isoform X3: MAVMAPRTLLLVLSGVLALTQTRAGSHSMRYFYTSMSRPGRGQPRFIAVGYVDDTQFVRFDSDAESPRMEPRAPWVEQEGPEYWDRETQNMKTATQTYRENLRTLLRYYNQSEAGSHTIQKMYGCDLGPDGRLLRGYEQFAYDGRDYIALNEDLRSWTAADTAAQNTQRKWEAAGAAEQHRTYLEGECLEWLRRYLENGKETLQRADPPKTNVTHHPVSDYEATLRCWALGFYPAEITLTWQRDGEEQTEDTELVETRPTGDGTFQKWAAVVVPSGEEQRYTCHVQHEGLPEPLTLRWEPSSQSTILIVGIIAGLVLLGTVVTGAVVAAVMWRRKSSGEEGRDLTRSCFCSTPGSDSSQGSDVSLTACKV; the protein is encoded by the exons ATGGCGGTCATGGCGCCCCGAACCCTCCTCCTGGTGCTCTCAGGGGTACTGGCCCTGACCCAGACCCGGGCGG GCTCGCACTCCATGAGGTATTTCTACACCTCCATGTCCCGGCCCGGCCGCGGGCAGCCCCGCTTCATCGCCGTGGGCTACGTGGACGACACGCAGTTCGTGCGGTTCGACAGCGACGCCGAGAGTCCGAGGATGGAGCCGCGGGCGCCGTGGGTGGAGCAGGAGGGTCCAGAGTATTGGGACCGGGAGACACAGAACATGAAGACCGCGACACAGACCTACCGAGAGAACCTGAGGACCCTGCTCCGCTACTACAACCAGAGCGAGGCCG GGTCTCACACCATCCAGAAGATGTACGGCTGCGACCTGGGGCCCGACGGGCGCCTCCTCCGCGGGTATGAACAGTTCGCCTACGACGGCAGGGATTACATCGCCCTGAACGAGGACCTGCGCTCCTGGACGGCCGCGGACACGGCGGCTCAGAACACCCAGCGCAAGTGGGAGGCGGCGGGTGCGGCGGAGCAGCACAGAACCTACCTGGAGGGCGAGTGCCTGGAGTGGCTCCGCAGATACCTGGAGAACGGGAAGGAGACGCTGCAGCGCGCGG ACCCCCCCAAGACAAATGTGACCCACCACCCTGTCTCTGACTACGAGGCCACCCTGAGGTGTTGGGCCCTCGGCTTCTACCCTGCGGAGATCACACTGACCTGGCAGCGGGATGGAGAGGAACAAACTGAGGACACAGAGCTCGTGGAGACCAGGCCTACAGGGGATGGAACCTTCCAGAAGTGGGCGGCTGTGGTGGTGCCTTCTGGAGAGGAGCAGAGATACACCTGTCATGTGCAACATGAGGGTCTGCCCGAGCCCCTCACCTTGAGATGGG AGCCATCTTCCCAGTCTACCATCCTCATCGTAGGCATCATTGCTGGCCTGGTTCTCCTTGGAACTGTGGTCACTGGAGCTGTGGTTGCTGCTGtgatgtggaggaggaagagctcAGGTGAGGAAGGG AGGGATCTGACCAGGTCCTGTTTTTGTTCTACTCCAGGCAGTGACAGTTCCCAAGGTTCTGATGTGTCTCTCACGGCTTGTAAAG TGTGA
- the MAMU-AG gene encoding major histocompatibility complex, class I, AG isoform X7 gives MAVMAPRTLLLVLSGVLALTQTRAGSHSMRYFYTSMSRPGRGQPRFIAVGYVDDTQFVRFDSDAESPRMEPRAPWVEQEGPEYWDRETQNMKTATQTYRENLRTLLRYYNQSEAGSHTIQKMYGCDLGPDGRLLRGYEQFAYDGRDYIALNEDLRSWTAADTAAQNTQRKWEAAGAAEQHRTYLEGECLEWLRRYLENGKETLQRADPPKTNVTHHPVSDYEATLRCWALGFYPAEITLTWQRDGEEQTEDTELVETRPTGDGTFQKWAAVVVPSGEEQRYTCHVQHEGLPEPLTLRWEPSSQSTILIVGIIAGLVLLGTVVTGAVVAAVMWRRKSSGEEGVLFLFYSRQ, from the exons ATGGCGGTCATGGCGCCCCGAACCCTCCTCCTGGTGCTCTCAGGGGTACTGGCCCTGACCCAGACCCGGGCGG GCTCGCACTCCATGAGGTATTTCTACACCTCCATGTCCCGGCCCGGCCGCGGGCAGCCCCGCTTCATCGCCGTGGGCTACGTGGACGACACGCAGTTCGTGCGGTTCGACAGCGACGCCGAGAGTCCGAGGATGGAGCCGCGGGCGCCGTGGGTGGAGCAGGAGGGTCCAGAGTATTGGGACCGGGAGACACAGAACATGAAGACCGCGACACAGACCTACCGAGAGAACCTGAGGACCCTGCTCCGCTACTACAACCAGAGCGAGGCCG GGTCTCACACCATCCAGAAGATGTACGGCTGCGACCTGGGGCCCGACGGGCGCCTCCTCCGCGGGTATGAACAGTTCGCCTACGACGGCAGGGATTACATCGCCCTGAACGAGGACCTGCGCTCCTGGACGGCCGCGGACACGGCGGCTCAGAACACCCAGCGCAAGTGGGAGGCGGCGGGTGCGGCGGAGCAGCACAGAACCTACCTGGAGGGCGAGTGCCTGGAGTGGCTCCGCAGATACCTGGAGAACGGGAAGGAGACGCTGCAGCGCGCGG ACCCCCCCAAGACAAATGTGACCCACCACCCTGTCTCTGACTACGAGGCCACCCTGAGGTGTTGGGCCCTCGGCTTCTACCCTGCGGAGATCACACTGACCTGGCAGCGGGATGGAGAGGAACAAACTGAGGACACAGAGCTCGTGGAGACCAGGCCTACAGGGGATGGAACCTTCCAGAAGTGGGCGGCTGTGGTGGTGCCTTCTGGAGAGGAGCAGAGATACACCTGTCATGTGCAACATGAGGGTCTGCCCGAGCCCCTCACCTTGAGATGGG AGCCATCTTCCCAGTCTACCATCCTCATCGTAGGCATCATTGCTGGCCTGGTTCTCCTTGGAACTGTGGTCACTGGAGCTGTGGTTGCTGCTGtgatgtggaggaggaagagctcAGGTGAGGAAGGG GTCCTGTTTTTGTTCTACTCCAGGCAGTGA
- the MAMU-AG gene encoding major histocompatibility complex, class I, AG isoform X1: MAVMAPRTLLLVLSGVLALTQTRAGSHSMRYFYTSMSRPGRGQPRFIAVGYVDDTQFVRFDSDAESPRMEPRAPWVEQEGPEYWDRETQNMKTATQTYRENLRTLLRYYNQSEAGSHTIQKMYGCDLGPDGRLLRGYEQFAYDGRDYIALNEDLRSWTAADTAAQNTQRKWEAAGAAEQHRTYLEGECLEWLRRYLENGKETLQRADPPKTNVTHHPVSDYEATLRCWALGFYPAEITLTWQRDGEEQTEDTELVETRPTGDGTFQKWAAVVVPSGEEQRYTCHVQHEGLPEPLTLRWEPSSQSTILIVGIIAGLVLLGTVVTGAVVAAVMWRRKSSGEEGVRSPVFVLLQAVTVPKVLMCLSRLVKCETATLCGTAKQDLFMSSLCDLKNPDFLSAKAPECVCVPVGIM, from the exons ATGGCGGTCATGGCGCCCCGAACCCTCCTCCTGGTGCTCTCAGGGGTACTGGCCCTGACCCAGACCCGGGCGG GCTCGCACTCCATGAGGTATTTCTACACCTCCATGTCCCGGCCCGGCCGCGGGCAGCCCCGCTTCATCGCCGTGGGCTACGTGGACGACACGCAGTTCGTGCGGTTCGACAGCGACGCCGAGAGTCCGAGGATGGAGCCGCGGGCGCCGTGGGTGGAGCAGGAGGGTCCAGAGTATTGGGACCGGGAGACACAGAACATGAAGACCGCGACACAGACCTACCGAGAGAACCTGAGGACCCTGCTCCGCTACTACAACCAGAGCGAGGCCG GGTCTCACACCATCCAGAAGATGTACGGCTGCGACCTGGGGCCCGACGGGCGCCTCCTCCGCGGGTATGAACAGTTCGCCTACGACGGCAGGGATTACATCGCCCTGAACGAGGACCTGCGCTCCTGGACGGCCGCGGACACGGCGGCTCAGAACACCCAGCGCAAGTGGGAGGCGGCGGGTGCGGCGGAGCAGCACAGAACCTACCTGGAGGGCGAGTGCCTGGAGTGGCTCCGCAGATACCTGGAGAACGGGAAGGAGACGCTGCAGCGCGCGG ACCCCCCCAAGACAAATGTGACCCACCACCCTGTCTCTGACTACGAGGCCACCCTGAGGTGTTGGGCCCTCGGCTTCTACCCTGCGGAGATCACACTGACCTGGCAGCGGGATGGAGAGGAACAAACTGAGGACACAGAGCTCGTGGAGACCAGGCCTACAGGGGATGGAACCTTCCAGAAGTGGGCGGCTGTGGTGGTGCCTTCTGGAGAGGAGCAGAGATACACCTGTCATGTGCAACATGAGGGTCTGCCCGAGCCCCTCACCTTGAGATGGG AGCCATCTTCCCAGTCTACCATCCTCATCGTAGGCATCATTGCTGGCCTGGTTCTCCTTGGAACTGTGGTCACTGGAGCTGTGGTTGCTGCTGtgatgtggaggaggaagagctcAGGTGAGGAAGGGGTGAGGA GTCCTGTTTTTGTTCTACTCCAGGCAGTGACAGTTCCCAAGGTTCTGATGTGTCTCTCACGGCTTGTAAAG TGTGAGACAGCTACCTTGTGTGGGACTGCGAAGCAAGATTTGTTCATGTCTTCTCTTTGTGACTTGAAGAACCCTGACTTTCTTTCTGCAAAGGCACCTGAATGTGTCTGTGTTCCTGTAGGCATAATGTGA
- the MAMU-AG gene encoding major histocompatibility complex, class I, AG isoform X4, with protein MAVMAPRTLLLVLSGVLALTQTRAGSHSMRYFYTSMSRPGRGQPRFIAVGYVDDTQFVRFDSDAESPRMEPRAPWVEQEGPEYWDRETQNMKTATQTYRENLRTLLRYYNQSEAGSHTIQKMYGCDLGPDGRLLRGYEQFAYDGRDYIALNEDLRSWTAADTAAQNTQRKWEAAGAAEQHRTYLEGECLEWLRRYLENGKETLQRADPPKTNVTHHPVSDYEATLRCWALGFYPAEITLTWQRDGEEQTEDTELVETRPTGDGTFQKWAAVVVPSGEEQRYTCHVQHEGLPEPLTLRWEPSSQSTILIVGIIAGLVLLGTVVTGAVVAAVMWRRKSSGEEGRDLTRSCFCSTPGSDSSQGSDVSLTACKV; from the exons ATGGCGGTCATGGCGCCCCGAACCCTCCTCCTGGTGCTCTCAGGGGTACTGGCCCTGACCCAGACCCGGGCGG GCTCGCACTCCATGAGGTATTTCTACACCTCCATGTCCCGGCCCGGCCGCGGGCAGCCCCGCTTCATCGCCGTGGGCTACGTGGACGACACGCAGTTCGTGCGGTTCGACAGCGACGCCGAGAGTCCGAGGATGGAGCCGCGGGCGCCGTGGGTGGAGCAGGAGGGTCCAGAGTATTGGGACCGGGAGACACAGAACATGAAGACCGCGACACAGACCTACCGAGAGAACCTGAGGACCCTGCTCCGCTACTACAACCAGAGCGAGGCCG GGTCTCACACCATCCAGAAGATGTACGGCTGCGACCTGGGGCCCGACGGGCGCCTCCTCCGCGGGTATGAACAGTTCGCCTACGACGGCAGGGATTACATCGCCCTGAACGAGGACCTGCGCTCCTGGACGGCCGCGGACACGGCGGCTCAGAACACCCAGCGCAAGTGGGAGGCGGCGGGTGCGGCGGAGCAGCACAGAACCTACCTGGAGGGCGAGTGCCTGGAGTGGCTCCGCAGATACCTGGAGAACGGGAAGGAGACGCTGCAGCGCGCGG ACCCCCCCAAGACAAATGTGACCCACCACCCTGTCTCTGACTACGAGGCCACCCTGAGGTGTTGGGCCCTCGGCTTCTACCCTGCGGAGATCACACTGACCTGGCAGCGGGATGGAGAGGAACAAACTGAGGACACAGAGCTCGTGGAGACCAGGCCTACAGGGGATGGAACCTTCCAGAAGTGGGCGGCTGTGGTGGTGCCTTCTGGAGAGGAGCAGAGATACACCTGTCATGTGCAACATGAGGGTCTGCCCGAGCCCCTCACCTTGAGATGGG AGCCATCTTCCCAGTCTACCATCCTCATCGTAGGCATCATTGCTGGCCTGGTTCTCCTTGGAACTGTGGTCACTGGAGCTGTGGTTGCTGCTGtgatgtggaggaggaagagctcAGGTGAGGAAGGG AGGGATCTGACCAGGTCCTGTTTTTGTTCTACTCCAGGCAGTGACAGTTCCCAAGGTTCTGATGTGTCTCTCACGGCTTGTAAAG
- the MAMU-AG gene encoding major histocompatibility complex, class I, AG precursor (The RefSeq protein has 9 substitutions compared to this genomic sequence) yields the protein MAVMAPRTLLLVLSGVLALTQPRAGSHSMRYFYTAVSRPGRGQPRFIAVGYVDDTQFVRFDSDAESPRMEPRAPWVEQEGPEYWDRETQNMKTATQTYQANLRTLLRYYNQSEAGSHTFQKMYGCDLGPDGRLLRGYEQFAYDGRDYIILNEDLRSWTAADMAAQNTQRKWEAAGAAEQHRTYLEGECLEWLGRYLENGKETLQRADPPKTNVTHHPVSDYEATLRCWALGFYPAEITLTWQRDGEEQTEDTELVETRPTGDGTFQKWAAVVVPSGEEQRYTCHVQHEGLPEPLTLRWEPSSQSTILIVGIIAGLVLLGTVVTGAVVAAVMWRRKSSDR from the exons ATGGCGGTCATGGCGCCCCGAACCCTCCTCCTGGTGCTCTCAGGGGTACTGGCCCTGACCCAGACCCGGGCGG GCTCGCACTCCATGAGGTATTTCTACACCTCCATGTCCCGGCCCGGCCGCGGGCAGCCCCGCTTCATCGCCGTGGGCTACGTGGACGACACGCAGTTCGTGCGGTTCGACAGCGACGCCGAGAGTCCGAGGATGGAGCCGCGGGCGCCGTGGGTGGAGCAGGAGGGTCCAGAGTATTGGGACCGGGAGACACAGAACATGAAGACCGCGACACAGACCTACCGAGAGAACCTGAGGACCCTGCTCCGCTACTACAACCAGAGCGAGGCCG GGTCTCACACCATCCAGAAGATGTACGGCTGCGACCTGGGGCCCGACGGGCGCCTCCTCCGCGGGTATGAACAGTTCGCCTACGACGGCAGGGATTACATCGCCCTGAACGAGGACCTGCGCTCCTGGACGGCCGCGGACACGGCGGCTCAGAACACCCAGCGCAAGTGGGAGGCGGCGGGTGCGGCGGAGCAGCACAGAACCTACCTGGAGGGCGAGTGCCTGGAGTGGCTCCGCAGATACCTGGAGAACGGGAAGGAGACGCTGCAGCGCGCGG ACCCCCCCAAGACAAATGTGACCCACCACCCTGTCTCTGACTACGAGGCCACCCTGAGGTGTTGGGCCCTCGGCTTCTACCCTGCGGAGATCACACTGACCTGGCAGCGGGATGGAGAGGAACAAACTGAGGACACAGAGCTCGTGGAGACCAGGCCTACAGGGGATGGAACCTTCCAGAAGTGGGCGGCTGTGGTGGTGCCTTCTGGAGAGGAGCAGAGATACACCTGTCATGTGCAACATGAGGGTCTGCCCGAGCCCCTCACCTTGAGATGGG AGCCATCTTCCCAGTCTACCATCCTCATCGTAGGCATCATTGCTGGCCTGGTTCTCCTTGGAACTGTGGTCACTGGAGCTGTGGTTGCTGCTGtgatgtggaggaggaagagctcAG ATAGATAA
- the MAMU-AG gene encoding major histocompatibility complex, class I, AG isoform X5, whose amino-acid sequence MAVMAPRTLLLVLSGVLALTQTRAGSHSMRYFYTSMSRPGRGQPRFIAVGYVDDTQFVRFDSDAESPRMEPRAPWVEQEGPEYWDRETQNMKTATQTYRENLRTLLRYYNQSEAGSHTIQKMYGCDLGPDGRLLRGYEQFAYDGRDYIALNEDLRSWTAADTAAQNTQRKWEAAGAAEQHRTYLEGECLEWLRRYLENGKETLQRADPPKTNVTHHPVSDYEATLRCWALGFYPAEITLTWQRDGEEQTEDTELVETRPTGDGTFQKWAAVVVPSGEEQRYTCHVQHEGLPEPLTLRWEPSSQSTILIVGIIAGLVLLGTVVTGAVVAAVMWRRKSSGEEGVRSSDSSQGSDVSLTACKV is encoded by the exons ATGGCGGTCATGGCGCCCCGAACCCTCCTCCTGGTGCTCTCAGGGGTACTGGCCCTGACCCAGACCCGGGCGG GCTCGCACTCCATGAGGTATTTCTACACCTCCATGTCCCGGCCCGGCCGCGGGCAGCCCCGCTTCATCGCCGTGGGCTACGTGGACGACACGCAGTTCGTGCGGTTCGACAGCGACGCCGAGAGTCCGAGGATGGAGCCGCGGGCGCCGTGGGTGGAGCAGGAGGGTCCAGAGTATTGGGACCGGGAGACACAGAACATGAAGACCGCGACACAGACCTACCGAGAGAACCTGAGGACCCTGCTCCGCTACTACAACCAGAGCGAGGCCG GGTCTCACACCATCCAGAAGATGTACGGCTGCGACCTGGGGCCCGACGGGCGCCTCCTCCGCGGGTATGAACAGTTCGCCTACGACGGCAGGGATTACATCGCCCTGAACGAGGACCTGCGCTCCTGGACGGCCGCGGACACGGCGGCTCAGAACACCCAGCGCAAGTGGGAGGCGGCGGGTGCGGCGGAGCAGCACAGAACCTACCTGGAGGGCGAGTGCCTGGAGTGGCTCCGCAGATACCTGGAGAACGGGAAGGAGACGCTGCAGCGCGCGG ACCCCCCCAAGACAAATGTGACCCACCACCCTGTCTCTGACTACGAGGCCACCCTGAGGTGTTGGGCCCTCGGCTTCTACCCTGCGGAGATCACACTGACCTGGCAGCGGGATGGAGAGGAACAAACTGAGGACACAGAGCTCGTGGAGACCAGGCCTACAGGGGATGGAACCTTCCAGAAGTGGGCGGCTGTGGTGGTGCCTTCTGGAGAGGAGCAGAGATACACCTGTCATGTGCAACATGAGGGTCTGCCCGAGCCCCTCACCTTGAGATGGG AGCCATCTTCCCAGTCTACCATCCTCATCGTAGGCATCATTGCTGGCCTGGTTCTCCTTGGAACTGTGGTCACTGGAGCTGTGGTTGCTGCTGtgatgtggaggaggaagagctcAGGTGAGGAAGGGGTGAGGA GCAGTGACAGTTCCCAAGGTTCTGATGTGTCTCTCACGGCTTGTAAAG TGTGA
- the MAMU-AG gene encoding major histocompatibility complex, class I, AG isoform X6, whose product MAVMAPRTLLLVLSGVLALTQTRAGSHSMRYFYTSMSRPGRGQPRFIAVGYVDDTQFVRFDSDAESPRMEPRAPWVEQEGPEYWDRETQNMKTATQTYRENLRTLLRYYNQSEAGSHTIQKMYGCDLGPDGRLLRGYEQFAYDGRDYIALNEDLRSWTAADTAAQNTQRKWEAAGAAEQHRTYLEGECLEWLRRYLENGKETLQRADPPKTNVTHHPVSDYEATLRCWALGFYPAEITLTWQRDGEEQTEDTELVETRPTGDGTFQKWAAVVVPSGEEQRYTCHVQHEGLPEPLTLRWEPSSQSTILIVGIIAGLVLLGTVVTGAVVAAVMWRRKSSGEEGVRSSDSSQGSDVSLTACKV is encoded by the exons ATGGCGGTCATGGCGCCCCGAACCCTCCTCCTGGTGCTCTCAGGGGTACTGGCCCTGACCCAGACCCGGGCGG GCTCGCACTCCATGAGGTATTTCTACACCTCCATGTCCCGGCCCGGCCGCGGGCAGCCCCGCTTCATCGCCGTGGGCTACGTGGACGACACGCAGTTCGTGCGGTTCGACAGCGACGCCGAGAGTCCGAGGATGGAGCCGCGGGCGCCGTGGGTGGAGCAGGAGGGTCCAGAGTATTGGGACCGGGAGACACAGAACATGAAGACCGCGACACAGACCTACCGAGAGAACCTGAGGACCCTGCTCCGCTACTACAACCAGAGCGAGGCCG GGTCTCACACCATCCAGAAGATGTACGGCTGCGACCTGGGGCCCGACGGGCGCCTCCTCCGCGGGTATGAACAGTTCGCCTACGACGGCAGGGATTACATCGCCCTGAACGAGGACCTGCGCTCCTGGACGGCCGCGGACACGGCGGCTCAGAACACCCAGCGCAAGTGGGAGGCGGCGGGTGCGGCGGAGCAGCACAGAACCTACCTGGAGGGCGAGTGCCTGGAGTGGCTCCGCAGATACCTGGAGAACGGGAAGGAGACGCTGCAGCGCGCGG ACCCCCCCAAGACAAATGTGACCCACCACCCTGTCTCTGACTACGAGGCCACCCTGAGGTGTTGGGCCCTCGGCTTCTACCCTGCGGAGATCACACTGACCTGGCAGCGGGATGGAGAGGAACAAACTGAGGACACAGAGCTCGTGGAGACCAGGCCTACAGGGGATGGAACCTTCCAGAAGTGGGCGGCTGTGGTGGTGCCTTCTGGAGAGGAGCAGAGATACACCTGTCATGTGCAACATGAGGGTCTGCCCGAGCCCCTCACCTTGAGATGGG AGCCATCTTCCCAGTCTACCATCCTCATCGTAGGCATCATTGCTGGCCTGGTTCTCCTTGGAACTGTGGTCACTGGAGCTGTGGTTGCTGCTGtgatgtggaggaggaagagctcAGGTGAGGAAGGGGTGAGGA GCAGTGACAGTTCCCAAGGTTCTGATGTGTCTCTCACGGCTTGTAAAG
- the MAMU-AG gene encoding major histocompatibility complex, class I, AG isoform X25 has translation MYGCDLGPDGRLLRGYEQFAYDGRDYIALNEDLRSWTAADTAAQNTQRKWEAAGAAEQHRTYLEGECLEWLRRYLENGKETLQRADPPKTNVTHHPVSDYEATLRCWALGFYPAEITLTWQRDGEEQTEDTELVETRPTGDGTFQKWAAVVVPSGEEQRYTCHVQHEGLPEPLTLRWEPSSQSTILIVGIIAGLVLLGTVVTGAVVAAVMWRRKSSGEEGVRSPVFVLLQAVTVPKVLMCLSRLVKCETATLCGTAKQDLFMSSLCDLKNPDFLSAKAPECVCVPVGIM, from the exons ATGTACGGCTGCGACCTGGGGCCCGACGGGCGCCTCCTCCGCGGGTATGAACAGTTCGCCTACGACGGCAGGGATTACATCGCCCTGAACGAGGACCTGCGCTCCTGGACGGCCGCGGACACGGCGGCTCAGAACACCCAGCGCAAGTGGGAGGCGGCGGGTGCGGCGGAGCAGCACAGAACCTACCTGGAGGGCGAGTGCCTGGAGTGGCTCCGCAGATACCTGGAGAACGGGAAGGAGACGCTGCAGCGCGCGG ACCCCCCCAAGACAAATGTGACCCACCACCCTGTCTCTGACTACGAGGCCACCCTGAGGTGTTGGGCCCTCGGCTTCTACCCTGCGGAGATCACACTGACCTGGCAGCGGGATGGAGAGGAACAAACTGAGGACACAGAGCTCGTGGAGACCAGGCCTACAGGGGATGGAACCTTCCAGAAGTGGGCGGCTGTGGTGGTGCCTTCTGGAGAGGAGCAGAGATACACCTGTCATGTGCAACATGAGGGTCTGCCCGAGCCCCTCACCTTGAGATGGG AGCCATCTTCCCAGTCTACCATCCTCATCGTAGGCATCATTGCTGGCCTGGTTCTCCTTGGAACTGTGGTCACTGGAGCTGTGGTTGCTGCTGtgatgtggaggaggaagagctcAGGTGAGGAAGGGGTGAGGA GTCCTGTTTTTGTTCTACTCCAGGCAGTGACAGTTCCCAAGGTTCTGATGTGTCTCTCACGGCTTGTAAAG TGTGAGACAGCTACCTTGTGTGGGACTGCGAAGCAAGATTTGTTCATGTCTTCTCTTTGTGACTTGAAGAACCCTGACTTTCTTTCTGCAAAGGCACCTGAATGTGTCTGTGTTCCTGTAGGCATAATGTGA
- the LOC106996438 gene encoding uncharacterized protein LOC106996438 encodes MDMKQMSIAFTYDMHEDSETYLHQVAQGLVIMFVLGDNDARIFSMGSTALSFWILSTRAWAATHSFPSRKTWSSSSCCSSNSSAWASSAVSGAQGPGDREWGRSISQGRGLRPLEPVLQGLVLPRIKTGHLWGPLLSPAHLRMLKSPSQGDSPAGEGDSEAAATIIRIERNGLGPTGNGYNEEMGA; translated from the exons ATGGACATGAAGCAAATGAGCATTGCCTTTACCTATGACATGCATGAGGATTCTGAGACCTACCTGCATCAG GTGGCACAGGGCTTGGTCATCATGTTTGTGTTAGGTGACAATGATGCCAGGATCTTCAGTATGGGCAGCACTGCTTTGAG CTTTTGGATCTTGAGCACCAGGGCCTGGGCCGCCACCCACTCGTTCCCTTCCAGGAAGACCTGGTCCAGCTCCAGCTGTTGCTCAAGCAACTCCTCAGCTTGGGCCAGCTCAGCTGTGTCTGGGGCTCAGGGCCCTGGTGACAGGGAGTGGGGGAGGAGCATCAGCCAGGGCAGGGGGCTGAGGCCCTTGGAACCTGTATTGCAAGGTCTCGTG CTTCCAAGGATTAAGACTGGACACCTTTGGGGACCATTACTCAGCCCAGCACATCTGCGTATGTTGAAGTCACCGAGTCAAGGAGACAGCCCTGCTGGAGAGGGTGACAGTGAAGCAGCAGCTACAATCATCAGGATTGAGAGGAATGGTCTGGGGCCTACAGGGAATGGTTACAATGAGGAAATGGGGGCCTAA